The genomic region CAAGCATCTAGGAAACATATAACAAGCTAACCATCAAGGAAAATAACTCAAATATGCATCAATTCTGAAGTTGACATTTTGTCAAATGGTTGTCATACATGTTTCAGAAAATAGTTAAGTCTGAAGTACACGCTGCTGTAACTACTTTTCTGATTTTAATTTGAGACTTACTAAGATAAACAGTgacaattattttgatgcaagaaCAAGGGGTAACTGAAACTCTAATGGCTGCCCTAATTTTCTGAATACCAGTATCTCAGATATTAATGGTTTCAACAATAATGAAAGCTCAGGAACCTGGTTTAGAGATGCCGAACTGAAGAGGAGGCTGTTCCAATGAAGAttgatttttatttgaattttctgAGTCTTCTAGATACAAAATCGCCCCCTTGCTAGAAGCTGCCCTATCCTTGAAGTTGCagatggaaaaataaaataaagccaACAGACTTCGGCTTCAATAGTGTGATAAAAATGATTGTTTCGGCCACACAAATTCAATGCACCAATACCCACAAAATTTTGATCCACTAGCAAAGAGTGATGAATGAAAATATAGGAATCACTAGGTTTGGTCGACGCTCATGGCTGACCTAGAATAATCTGCAGAAACGCCTTTAATCACCTCCAAAATACCTCCAAGTAATTCGCCTATCTCCTCAATACAAATGCCCATATAGTGTAGCGGTACTGTTCACGACCACTATAGCGACGACACTGTTCACTGCTGCAgacttataataaataaataacatctGAAATGCCCCCCTTCAAGTATGAAATGGTATCGTGGCCTTTTCCTAGGATGAGCGATCCATTCTATTAGTGAAATCGATGCACAAAGAGAGAGTTATGAGCAATATCGTGGCATCACTCTAATTGGTCTGCAGTTTGAAAACTACCACAATCTGATGTAAAAACTCCTTATGCTCAATGTGGAAAACTGAGTATTTCCCACTCCCAAGAAGAAGCCAGGGTTTCGTCTAGCCCTTCCTCAATCTGTTGAAGGTTTGCGTCCTCAGAGATTCAACCAATGCCGCGCATTAGTCATGTCATCCACGCATTAGTCATGTCATCATAACCAAATCAATCTCCAATCTACCTGATCGTCCCTCATcctcttctatttatcctttttCATAACCCTTCACGAGActccttctagaagagggtaggtacactttattatttattataatttaagtgactttataatttaatattttattttaagtcactttttaattaaattaattaaatataaagacactttttaatttttaattaatttaatgactTAATGAGAAATTAATTTCTCCTTATACCTCCTTTTAGACAAAAGGCTAAAATCGGGGCATTACAAtccgcccctcctgaaattgcttgtccccaagcaatcacTGCTACTCAACCAAACATCTCGAATAATCATGCCACCTGGatctcaaatgattttttttttaatgtcctGGTCAACATGCCAAAGCTCCTGTAACACCAACTGTATCCGCTGAATCATTTTAACACCTCATCATGTGCCACAAGAGTGCAAGCCTCAACCTTGACAATACCCGGATCCCAAACCAATCCATCAATCCTACCATATGTGATGAAGATGAAATGACTCCTCAAATCACTATGAATCACCCATCCATGAAGGCTGACCATCAAGGAAATGTGGAAATGAACTCCCACATGCCCATGAAATAACACAAACGGCAACCCAACTTTGCTTAGATAATTCAGATCAGCAACATGATTGATGCCATAGATGTCAACATACCATTGTAAATCAAAGGAATCCATCTCATACTCATTCCCCATTGAATAGGTATGTCCCCACACACTTCCGTGCCACTGAATAGCTGATGTAGACCATGCCAAATCTGAAAGTGCTTTGGAAAACAAAATAGGACAGCCACTAACCCATGCAGAATCAAGGAAGATTAAATCACCAATCAGCAAATAGATAGCTGCCATCTCATATGAATCCAAAGAGGGATACAACTCTTGAGGAGCTGATCCACTATAAGTGTcatcacaaaaatcatcatcaccttcaaCATTAGTCAAACTTTGTCTATCCTAAATGTGTTGAAGATGGAGCTTGGTTCGTTGAGCTAACAACTTGGCTTGCTTTGCCCCTTTTTGCCATCTCTCAGTCAACCTTTGGGACTGCTCCATATCAGCTGCTCCAAAGTGCCTGAAACTTATCCCAAAATGAGATGCATCTTCAAAATCTTTATGTCCTCTACTTGCATCATGTGTACTAATCAGAGTACTTCCTTTTCCACAATTAAAGGTTACCATATCatgagaaagtgaagacataccactGCTGTTCATGTATAAAAAATAAGGACTGATTTCAACTTGTTTATCCTTGCCTTCGAAATCTCCATATGACAATGTGGTTACCTCATACTGAAACAAAGTATGACTGCTGTGATAAAAATCAGAATAGTAGTCATACCATTGAGTACCGTATTCGCCCTTTCCAAGTACTTCTTCAATGCAAGCTTCATCCTCCTTACTTGTAGATTCATCTTCACCAATTCTTCCTTGTGTAAGGTCTGCAACTTCATGAGAAGTATAGAACATAATGCTGCTGCCCTCAAACAAACCCGTGATGATATCATGCCATTGCAAAGTATCTCTTCCATCAGTTTGAGTTAAATAACTAGTGGCTGCTCCACTAAAAAGAGGGTCAACATCTACCCAAGTCTGATAAAGAAAATCAGAATGCTCATGATTTGTATTCATCCTTCCAAGTTCATCTCTAACTCCTAATTCTTGAGTATCATATATAGATGATTCCAAGGTATCATCATTCTTATGATGAAGTGAAGAAATGTGTCTGCTGTCATCAATACACCTGTCATATTCTTCAAGCTTCACAGGTACATCTCTCTTGGAATTTTCACCCTCTACACTAGCATTTGGTGAGCTAACACTTGTTGACTTATCTTCACAAGTTCCTCCATGTATATGGGTAGCAATCTCATAAAAATGAAGAGGTAAACAACTGCTGTCCAAAATCAGAATGTTACCCTTCTCCTCTTTGCTTCCTTTGGAAGAATCATCATTAATTGGCATCATATAAGTGGCTGTTATTATATTGTTATTTTTAGACATATCCCCATCAGTGGAAGACACATGAACTTCATTTTCTTTGACCATCCTTTCATCCATACATTTGTGATTCAGCTCCCACGGACCTCTACAAGTGAAGCATAGACCTTGTCTTCTCATTTCATTCCTGCTTATACTATGCTCTTGATTGAATGCTTTCCCATGATCACTTGTAGGTTGAGAAATTTCCTTCCTTTTTGATTTCTCAAACCTTCTTAGAAATCCCTGTTTTGTTTCCGGATCATTCATCAAAGCTTGCAAGTTCCTCATCAAATCAATAGTAGATTTGTCGAAATCCATCTTCCCCTTTGTACCTATCCAATAGGATGGTAGGAAACCGttctgataccattgtaatatccCTTGCTTATATAAGGTGTGAAGAAAGTTTTTGgattcaaggaatattgtcaaacaagtCACATACAATCTGAAACTTTATCATAAACCAATTGCAAGCATCTAGGAAACATATAACAAGCTAACCAGCAAGGAAAATAACTCAAATATGCATCAATTCTGAAGTTGACATTTTGTCAAATGGTTGTCATACATGTTTTAGAAAATATTTAAGTCTGAAGTACACGCTGCTGTAACTACTTTTCTGATTTTAATTTCAGACTTCCTAAGATAAACAATgacaattattttgatgcaagaaCAAGGGGTATCTGAAACTCTAATGGCTGCCCTAATTTTCTGAATACCGGTACCTCAAAAATTAATAGTTTCAACcaaagatgtaaatatcttaatcggcaataaatcttttggccgaaaatttaaaaaaaatcgggaatcgggaaaaaatcggcaataaatcggtaaaattatcgaacatttgaaaatatataatttatttaaatattctaaaaaacacatgtatacactaaatttatagaacacaatagcatattactggtttccatcatatataaatcatagtTTGAGACTTTGAGTCAAATACATACCATATGGCATATAGCAAAGTGATATACCaaaaaaacaagttcaagttctaAATAGTAGATACTAAATACGATTGAGTCAAATCCATATTGTAGAGCCTAGACCACAAAACAAATCAGTGAAGTCTAGACTCTGAATACATATTAAGTTCATGGTTTCATATCATTGAAAACTGGAAATCATAGATTGCGTTTGCGACTAAAGCTCAAAAAACTCTGTTGCCACTGAGTGGGTGTTGAAGTAAATGGTGTTGCAGCAGCAGCTGCCGCTGCTGCAATATCCTCAACCGGTGATGAATCTGCCTCTTCTGGATCAACAAACTCATCTCCCGCCTCCTCACGTTCTGCCACCTCTGCCGCCCATTTAGCTGCCTTCCTCTCCATCTCATCTAATTGAGCGTTAGTGATAAATGCATCCAGATCAATATCACCAGTAGCACCATCAGGTTCAGCAATCCAATCCGCTGTGTATGGATCAATCTCATCAATGTCAAGTGCGTCATATGAATTGTTCCCTTGTACCCTCTTTTCATGCAGTCGAAGGTTGTACCACACATATACAAGGTCATTCAAGCACTTCTGAGTCAACCTATTGCTCTTTTTTGTGTGAATGGCCTCAAAgacactccagttgcgctcacaaccagaagcactacaaggctgagaTGATATGCAGAttgcaagcttttgaagattaggcgttgtggcaccataatcttcccaccaagATCTGCAAGCATACAAATTGGCAtttataacttggtaaatatttttataaacttaaAGATTGAAATAAATGGTAAAGTTAAACCATAAAATAGATTTAAGAGCACATTTTTTTTATCTGGCAACAGGGTGTCTCTCTTACGAATACCaataggtgaagaaaacaatggccCAGCTTCCTTCTTGTACCTCTGCAACTCATCAACAATGATGTCTTGAATATTTTCATCAGGAACCAACCTTTGAATACATGTGTCAAGGCCAAGTTGAACCTCCTGATCTATTTTGAAACTGCGAGAGTAAAATAACTTGGTGTTCAAATAGTAGGCAGCAGCAtggatatgttggtggagttgtcgGTTCCACCttcgatcaattatgcgccatatgggttcatatttAGTCCTCTCTGACCCATACAAGTGCTGaattgcctctttggccttatccatggcctcatatagataccctatgggccttttatccccatccaccatctGTAGAACCCTCACCAACGGTTCTGACAACTAGACATGACAAATTTAACAAAAATCagcaaaattaaaaaatatatcatcaattgaaatttgaactttgaacacttacattgatgatctcctccatgagtttggcaaatctatcatcaaaaacGGCCTTCACGACCTTCTCTGTTTCAGGCTTCCTACAATAAGGGCTTtgcaaccatctttcactcacaaacatcctcttcaggttgggcaatgcaCGTAATATGCTCTGTAAGTTGAGGAAATTCGTGGCAAAACGTGCGACTCCTGaacgcacaagatccttaccatcagtgcgttgtctcataagctccaagacccatgtgtggttgtagatgtactttgtgatttcccttccatcttcaaccacattcttcacccatctaagtttccctatgtcctcgagGAGTAAATCAAGGCAATgagcagcacaagggctccaaaataatgacgGATGCCTAGCCTGTAGAAGTTTACCCGCTGCCACATGTGCAACTGCATTATCGGTCACAACCTGAACAACATTTTGCACTCCCACTTTggtcaccacctcatccaacatgttgcacaaggtttccGCATTCTTCACTTGATCTGAGGCATCAATCGATTTTAAAAATACCACCTGTCcccctgaagcaactagaaagtttaTGAGTGTCCTATTCCTACTATCCGTCCACCCATCAGAtaaaatggtgcagccattcttttcccaattCCTCCTTTGTTGTTCCACCAGCTGATGTGTGTTTTGAACCTCATCCTGCAATAATGGCCCACTCAACTCATAACAACTTGGGGACTTGAACCCCTTACCAGAAATGGTCCATCCATTGACCATTTGCTCCCAATATGGACTCTCAATAATACTAAACGGAATATTGTTGTAAATCCAAAATCTAGCCACTGCCGCTCTTGTCTGCTGATGCACTTCCTTATTCCATGAAGTACCTaacaatccaggttgtgcaccaggagtgttacgaGGAATGAAAAAACCATATGTATTGCTACCCACCCCAATATTTTGTGACTCTGTAGAACTGATATTCCTcgttggggctgccattgcctctgctaTCCTCTTTTTTTCTACCTTCTTTTGCTCAAATTCTGAAAGTCTTGCTTTTGCCTCCCTTTGAACCTCTTTAGGACAATTGTCacatattgtaatattttgtccACTGATTTGTGCAAGGTGAATTTTGAGTCGGTATATGCCACTGGTCATAGTTTTCGTGCAATGGTTACAAATAACCTCTCCTACCACTGCACCTGGTGTGCCATGTTTCCACATAGGATCCCTCTTTCTACCACCACCTCTACTTCTACCACCTCTAGTTGTAGAAGCcattatcttttatagaaattcgAAAGAAACCTATCAAAAGAGACCAAACATGGATCAATAAATATAAATTGAAGATGAACACAAACTAAATTTGGACAATTTAGCATGGTCACGACTCACAGCCAAAGTACCAAACTACAGAATCCAGATAAATGTCTCATCAAGCTAATTGTAGGTgcctccattatcaattagatacATCTCAATTCTGTTATTTTTAAACCACTATTGCAGTGTGTAACTGTAGATCGTGGATACAGTTAATTATTATTACACAGTGACACACCACTATTAGTAATTTATTACTATTATTACACAATACAGTGTATTGTGTAATAAtagtaataaattaaattttaataagtgTAGTAAACTGTAAATTAATAATAGAGTAAGTAACTGTAAGATAATAATAGTAAATTACAGTCTTACGAAACTATAGTAAATTACAGTCTTAGGAAAACTAcagtaaaataataataattaaaaacacaACACACTACACAGTatgaattttaattaaaaactaCTGCAAATTAATAGTTAATAACTTAATATGAATTTTACACTGTAattgtaaattatttatttatttatttttttcaaatttcataCTGTGTTGCAGAAAAATTACTGTAAATTAATAATATATAGTTACAGTTACACACTTACACTATTAATAaatattgatatgtaaattaataatatatattatatatattatacagTGATACACTATACATGCTATTATTAATTTGATTTGGGTTATACAGTTGAATGAGTCGGGATATATTGAATAGCATTATACAGTTACCACTTGCCAGTATACAGTTTTGGGTTagttttttatttgaattaaatttattatttattacaaAGATGTTAATTTAACACAGTATACTGGAAATTTCGAATCACGAATCCGGAATGAgcagataaaataaaaataaaataaaaatttaacataGTATAATAGTATATGGCATATGTCATGGAAATTTCGAATCACGAATGagcaaacaaaataaataaaaacctgcaatagagtCTGTATGCTGCATCGGTGGGGAAGCTGCAGTCGAAAACGACGAAGTCGCGTGCAATACGATTTCTGATTTCGCTTCTTTTTTTGACATTTGTTTTTAACTTTAACTTTTTTACTTTTTAGGGTTCCGTCGTGCACGTGATTTTTACGTGATAAAATCGCGAGTTACAGTCAAACGATTCATGATTTTTACTGAAAAAATCGTTTCACCGATAAAATCGGTGCGTTGAATGGCTCGGGATATATCGCGATTTTTGCGATTTTCTGCCGATATTTACAACCTTGGTTTCAACAATAATAAAAGCTCAGGAACCTGGTTTAGAGATGCTGAACTGAAGAGGAGGCTGTCCCAATGAAGActgatttttatttgaattttctgAGTCTTCTAGATACAAAATCGCCCCCTTGCTAGAAGCTACCCTATCCTTGAAGTTGcagatgcaaaaataaaataaagccaGCAGACTTCAGCTCCAATAGTGTGATAAAAATGATTGTCTCGGCCACACAAATTCAATGCACCAATACCCACAACATTCTGATCCACTAGCAAAGAGTGATGA from Cryptomeria japonica chromosome 3, Sugi_1.0, whole genome shotgun sequence harbors:
- the LOC131874256 gene encoding uncharacterized protein LOC131874256, which translates into the protein MASTTRGGRSRGGGRKRDPMWKHGTPGAVVGEVICNHCTKTMTSGIYRLKIHLAQISGQNITICDNCPKEVQREAKARLSEFEQKKVEKKRIAEAMAAPTRNISSTESQNIGVGSNTYGFFIPRNTPGAQPGLLGTSWNKEVHQQTRAAVARFWIYNNIPFSIIESPYWEQMVNGWTISGKGFKSPSCYELSGPLLQDEVQNTHQLVEQQRRNWEKNGCTILSDGWTDSRNRTLINFLVASGGQVVFLKSIDASDQVKNAETLCNMLDEVVTKVGVQNVVQVVTDNAVAHVAAVVRTVGEGSTDGGWG
- the LOC131874255 gene encoding uncharacterized protein LOC131874255; this translates as MDKAKEAIQHLYGSERTKYEPIWRIIDRRWNRQLHQHIHAAAYYLNTKLFYSRSFKIDQEVQLGLDTCIQRLVPDENIQDIIVDELQRYKKEAGPLFSSPIGIRKRDTLLPDKKNPCSASGCERNWSVFEAIHTKKSNRLTQKCLNDLVYVWYNLRLHEKRVQGNNSYDALDIDEIDPYTADWIAEPDGATGDIDLDAFITNAQLDEMERKAAKWAAEVAEREEAGDEFVDPEEADSSPVEDIAAAAAAAATPFTSTPTQWQQSFLSFSRKRNL